The sequence ATCAAGAATATTTAGGTTGGCAGGAACAACAAACTCAAATAGTGGTGAGAAAGTAACCGTACAGTATCGCCATGACTACAGATATGACCTTAAAACAGATATTAGAGATAAATATCTTCCAAACTTAGAAAAACCGAAAAAGAAAAAGGGTAGACCCCCAAAAATAGTGACATTACATAATATTAGAAACCTGCACTATAGCAGAGCCTTAGATCTTATAAAATTAGTGAAACTCAGAAACTATGAAGTTACTGGCTACAGAGAAACAATGTGCTTCTTATATCGTTACTGGCAGTGTTGCTTACTCAATGACCCTAAAAAAGCGTTAGAAGATGTACTTGAATTTAATAGCAAATTTAAAAATCCATTGAAAGAAAAAGAGATTATTACAGCTACTCGATCAGCTGAAAAGTCGT is a genomic window of Natranaerobius trueperi containing:
- a CDS encoding winged helix-turn-helix domain-containing protein, whose product is SRIFRLAGTTNSNSGEKVTVQYRHDYRYDLKTDIRDKYLPNLEKPKKKKGRPPKIVTLHNIRNLHYSRALDLIKLVKLRNYEVTGYRETMCFLYRYWQCCLLNDPKKALEDVLEFNSKFKNPLKEKEIITATRSAEKSWNARSSKKANEIAKDRGYLGAGYNYSNKRLIEDLDITSEEQKYLKTIIGTKEKYRRKNKKRREARRVDGMTKRERQKAEALEKLKETIRENPTASQRELAKLLNISPSYVNKLLKQIGNS